GCATTGCGGATACGTTATGCATTGGGGTAGGCGGACCGTGCCACTGAAAGAGCTGTTCAATCAATTTGGCGCTCCGAGCACCAAATCCGCTCGGCCAACAGCCGCTACTACTGCTCTGGTTGACACACAATGCTGATCAGGTGCTGACACATgcatatacacacacgcacacacagaggtgTTTTGATTTTTTTCGACTTACCTTACAGATCTTTATACAGAAGAAAAGGGCGAAGGTTGAAATCTATGACCTCATGAACGAAGAGCCGTTTTGGGCGTTGGTGAAGACCACCGAGCAACGACGCTACTGCTGTTGGATAAGCTGCGCCTGGCGCTCCTGCATCTTACGGTACAGCTCTTGGGCCTTcttctgcagctccgcctcctttcGATCTAGCTCAGCGATGCTGGTGTCACTGCGCTTGATTTCGCCGTTGATGTAGTCCAGGCGGTTGCCGATTATTGTCTTAGCATCGCTCTGGTCCTGAGGAACCAGGGCAGGGCCGATAAGCTTGTAAACTGTGGCATCGGGTTCCAGCCTGTTCAGCTCATCACGCACTAGTTCATTCTCGTTCTTTTGCCCACCAAGCTGACGGCGGGCTTCAATGAGCTTGCCCTTCTTG
This portion of the Leishmania major strain Friedlin complete genome, chromosome 5 genome encodes:
- a CDS encoding putative prefoldin subunit, with the translated sequence MQQVHPDIKKLNDLLRPILKELQEMGDKKGKLIEARRQLGGQKNENELVRDELNRLEPDATVYKLIGPALVPQDQSDAKTIIGNRLDYINGEIKRSDTSIAELDRKEAELQKKAQELYRKMQERQAQLIQQQ